The segment TCTCGGCCCTGGCGATCAAGGCGGTCGGGAAGGCGGCGCAGGTCGTGATCACCGAGGTGCGCCGGCAGTTCAAGGCGAACCCGGGGATCATGAAGGGGACCTCCAAGCCGGACTACGCCAGATGCGTCGACATCGTCACGGTGTCGGCGCTCAAGGAGATGGTGCTGCCCGGACTCCTGGCGGTGCTCACCCCGGTCGTCGTCGGCTTCAGCTTCAAGTATCTGTCCAACTACGGCCAGATCGGCGCCGAGTCCGTGGCCGCCCTTCTCATGGTCGGAACCATCGCCGGGATTCTGATGGCCACGGTCATGAACAACGGCGGCGGCGCATGGGACAACGCCAAGAAGTACATCGAGTCGGGGCTGTTCAAGGTGGACGGCCAGGTTGTCGGGAAAGGATCGGAGCCGCACAAGGCGGCGGTCGTCGGCGACACGGTGGGCGATCCCTTCAAGGACACCGCCGGACCGTCGCTGCACGTCCTGATCAAGCTGCTGTCGACGATCACCCTGGTCCTGGCGCCGCTGTTCATCCTGTAGGGACGTGGACGCATCGTCGCTGACGTTCACTCTCCTGCCGGCAACCCTCGCCGTGTGCCGCCTGGAGAGCGGGGCGCCGGTCCCCGCCTGGGCCCTGACCGGTCCGTTCGTCTCGATCACGCGCACGGCCGACGAGATGTCGGTCATCTGCCCCGAGCCGGCCGTTCCCGCGGGAGTCGTCTGCGCAGCAGGATGGCGCTGTCTCAAGCTCGAAGGGCCGTTCGATTTCTCCGTCACCGGCCTCGTCGCCTCGTTCTCGGCCCTCCTGGCGGGCGCCCGGATCAGTCTCATGGTAGTGTGCACGTACGACACCGATTATCTGCTCGTCAGGAATCACGAACTCGAGCCGGCGCTCGCAAGCCTGGTGGGGGCCGGATACAGGATCAGGCGCTGAGATCGAGCGCAGGGAGGAACCCCGTGCTGCAGGAATTCAAGAAGTTCGCGTTGCAGGGCAACGTCCTGGACATGGCGATCGGGATCATCATCGGCGCGGCGTTCGGCAAGATCGTCTCGTCGCTCGTCGCCGACGTGCTGATGCCCCCCATCGGCCTGCTGGTCGGGCAGATCGATTTCTCCTCGTTGTTCCTGAACCTCTCCGGCCAGGATTACGCCTCCCTGGCGACGGCGAAGGCGGCCGGCGCGCCGACGATCAACTACGGGATATTCCTCAACAACATCCTCGATTTCGTGATCGTGGCGTTCGTGATCTTCCTCCTGGTGAAGCAGGTCAATCGTCTGAAGGCCAAGGAGGCGCCCGCCACGGCCCCCACTACGCGCGACTGCCCGCGCTGCCTGTCGCCGGTCCCGCTCAAGGCGAGCCGCTGCGCCCACTGCACCTCCGACCTGCAGCCGGCCGCGGCGCGCTGACCGGCCCGGGGGAGCCATGCCGTCCAGGATCTCGCGCTACCTGCACGGAACCGATCCGTCCGAACAGGCGCGGCTCGCCCGTCTCAACGACCTGATCAACCGCAGATCGCTGGCGGAGATCGGTCTCTGCGGGGGGGAGCGGATTCTCGAGGTCGGCAGCGGCCTCGGTCAGTTCGCCCGGGACATGGCGCGCCGCGCCGGCCCCGCCGCCCGAGTCCTCGGGATCGAGCGCAGCCCCTCCCAGATCCGCGGGGCCGTCCGCGCGGCTCGGACTTCAGCTGAGGCCGCTCGCGTCGAGTGGCGCCGGGGCGACGCCCTGAAATTGCCGCTGCGAAGGGGCGAGTGGGGGTCGTTCGACGTGGCGCACGCCCGCTTCCTCCTGGAGCACGTCCCCGACCCCCTGGCGGTCGTGCGCTCCATGGCGCGGGCGGTGCGGCCGGGCGGGCGAATCGTCCTCGAGGACGACGACCACGACATCCTGAGACTGTGGCCGGAGCCGGCCGGGTTCACGCCGCTGTGGCGCGCCTACATCCGCAGCTTCGATCG is part of the Candidatus Dormiibacterota bacterium genome and harbors:
- a CDS encoding ACT domain-containing protein, which codes for MDASSLTFTLLPATLAVCRLESGAPVPAWALTGPFVSITRTADEMSVICPEPAVPAGVVCAAGWRCLKLEGPFDFSVTGLVASFSALLAGARISLMVVCTYDTDYLLVRNHELEPALASLVGAGYRIRR
- a CDS encoding methyltransferase domain-containing protein, producing MPSRISRYLHGTDPSEQARLARLNDLINRRSLAEIGLCGGERILEVGSGLGQFARDMARRAGPAARVLGIERSPSQIRGAVRAARTSAEAARVEWRRGDALKLPLRRGEWGSFDVAHARFLLEHVPDPLAVVRSMARAVRPGGRIVLEDDDHDILRLWPEPAGFTPLWRAYIRSFDRLGNDPAIGRRLVWLLHQAGAVPERNTWIFFGSCSGSPDFAAYVENAMGVLVGARRAIVGGGLLPAGEFDAALAAFDAWKLRPDAAFWFAFAWAEGRRPGTEPEAVAGPGTRLRAGRRTRP
- the mscL gene encoding large-conductance mechanosensitive channel protein MscL encodes the protein MLQEFKKFALQGNVLDMAIGIIIGAAFGKIVSSLVADVLMPPIGLLVGQIDFSSLFLNLSGQDYASLATAKAAGAPTINYGIFLNNILDFVIVAFVIFLLVKQVNRLKAKEAPATAPTTRDCPRCLSPVPLKASRCAHCTSDLQPAAAR